Proteins encoded within one genomic window of Bacillus thuringiensis:
- a CDS encoding DNRLRE domain-containing protein → MEAKKWYRYLIQLIVVALIVTSIPLNGLAETAPPFTPSPNSEQSPEVEKKEEKELPAPHPDQLKKDKAKAQASPTEIVEERTETEKVFDNNDGTYTKKVYTEPIHIEKDGKLEEVSPKLVEAPNAKIVTENTTLEPEFEKKAQDGKYVQFKVKDHTIQYKLISANGDKGELKPSPVTATHENNTVWYKGIFPNIDLKSTTFNENVKEDFVLREYTGHHIFTFALETDLTPSLQEDGSIDFQNEKKEKVFTLPKPYMNDSNVDQQSGEAVTSDAVRYNIEKKDEKTYTLTVTADPQWLQAPERKYPVYVDPSVELGNFENAYAASAYPTVNYSGGKLWDSGQNAYTLKVGYYDGSSGTNFAFVKPNVSNLKGAKIEDATFHAYTVWHYYANQPNGVWLDEVTGSWNVGGVNWNNKPNSANIAHADVTRGQWAKFNVTNTVKAWVEGTKQNNGFKLHANGNGQNHWKKFIAAENGANAPYLEVKYSYAKPNKPRVQAYSNGSGSGSGHFNVQWDAVPGATGYNIAIFNGYDYEYIPVGNVTSWTTKDKKIFPTPEEIAQGRYWIHDDGKGAEAPTNPGQIYKNAYQAGGPYGDYSGRSSYWIRIVAEYPFGDSPLSDEIVPFIPLEQVKKPDGSAYINATDQTTGYVTLKWDAVPAAAGYKVWIYNGKDYEAFDVGNKTNWTTQNEKIWPTKDEIAKGQYLLHHDKNGAELAVDPSPVYKNSGGIYAGAKNYWFRVTAYSKTGHAESEISHEFVPRFSQDSGFIGMFDYWASIPVLNGKVNATNGNFIMSEKDITLSGRGPDVSVERMYNSQSKKVGLFGTGWSSGLEERVWADGNGNLLLISADGANITFTRTGDNKYQAPTGIYLEIKQVSGGYEIKDKDQTVTFYKSGDAQGRIEYTKDKYGNKTTYEYDGESRLSKVKNASGKELVVQYDGNNKKAARVISPDNKTLTFKYDGDLLVSSTTPEGKVYKYGYDNGLLTSIYDPQHTDAKPYKTSYAYENNRLVKITDPLGKATTLAYNTGSKEVTLTNPKGRKTVYTYNDAGNPVKTVEDVGRLNLTTSYEYNANNLVKTTTPKNQTETATYDGNGNVTSVTDEMGTEKFEYNKDNGIIKATDNENRETTVAYKGANTEVSETDQAANTSSFMQYDQFGNPIETTRELGTGENLIRNPSFEMDITNGWKEEKGNSQGALKKDAIFAPGGLGGASSLQMTVKAQNAGWGYHSAIQDIVVEPNTTYTLSGMMKTSLTHAGAFFNVQLLKEDGNPLEGGNNWFDTRHNRIEDEKDWTNRQVTFKTTGQTKKVRVYLQVDYNRADSSGSAWFDKIQLEKGEVSSSFNPIENSSVENMTEKGCIPGWIRGNGSSCDPKDTSHEESFTGDSSIVLERSQYGGSDVGYGAHIHLNQQKAETITLTGMSKSQNVENTAPDKLSRDYSIWADVYYQDGSGTNYQAKFPSGTNDWNRSAVVIPATKPIKRMEVYLLFRRENKGKVWFDNIRLLEGNALTKNEYDNDGNVVATYDEEGQKNTFTYDASGNKKSETDEKGNTKLYDYNKDNLLTKVTLKNGTSVNYRYDHNGNTTEKSVMFGGKTQTHKYEYDVDNKNTVYIDALNRRIENTYDENANKIKTKMPNGSILETVYDTADRVIGEKRNGKDSFTFERDQNGQVTKVKDLVNGVERTKTYDKADRVTSATDSRGGKVDWTYHDKANSKTEKLKEQTVTQGGYTNKVSYDYNTLDQNIRVTDGSQTYRFDYDDQGNVRTYTAGNGSGSTFNYDHANKVKDLVVGTSNSILLSERYEYDQSGNRTKIKHEGAGGKVTETNFVYDPINQLLNEVLSNGTSKSYTYDGFGNRTSVKVVENGKETKSIAATFNEGNQLVKFGNESLTYDANGNRTSDGKYKYTWNEDDQIVAITKQGESNAFATYKYDEDNRRIEKNVNGQVTRYFYDGDSINPLYETDGSGNVLRQYVYSTSGTRLAMKAKGQTLYYHYNPRGDVVAMTNQDKEVVATYEYDSWGNVLKSDTKGIAVDNPFGYAGYMYDKEIGMYYLIARYYNPDHGVFLSVDPDPGDEDDPVTMNGYTYADNNPVMNIDPDGHWAMAAGVYFVPGLGQAALLATIAVGGAYGAWYLGKKLKTRANKRSWDHIKSEHGPKSNKTMPNGAPKSKFKNNKTMKRTTRSTGRTKAKYTQDDGLTVHIKKFKKWVGTNTYGRKTKKVKVVRNPKTGRIVTSFPY, encoded by the coding sequence ATGGAAGCAAAGAAATGGTATAGGTACTTAATACAACTTATTGTAGTTGCATTAATCGTTACCTCCATACCACTGAATGGATTGGCAGAAACGGCACCACCGTTTACACCATCTCCAAATTCAGAACAAAGTCCAGAAGTAGAAAAGAAAGAGGAAAAGGAGTTACCAGCTCCACATCCAGATCAATTAAAGAAGGACAAAGCTAAAGCACAGGCGAGTCCGACAGAGATTGTAGAAGAAAGAACGGAAACAGAGAAAGTTTTCGATAATAATGATGGTACGTATACGAAAAAGGTATATACGGAACCGATTCATATTGAGAAAGATGGAAAGTTAGAAGAGGTTTCACCAAAATTAGTAGAAGCACCAAATGCAAAAATTGTAACGGAAAATACAACATTAGAACCAGAATTCGAGAAAAAAGCACAAGATGGAAAGTACGTTCAATTTAAAGTAAAAGATCATACGATTCAGTACAAATTAATAAGTGCCAATGGTGACAAAGGTGAATTGAAGCCATCACCAGTCACTGCAACACATGAAAATAATACAGTATGGTATAAAGGGATTTTCCCAAATATTGATTTAAAGAGTACGACGTTTAATGAAAATGTAAAAGAAGATTTTGTATTACGTGAATATACAGGACATCACATTTTTACTTTTGCATTAGAAACAGATTTAACACCGAGCTTACAGGAAGATGGTTCAATCGACTTCCAAAATGAGAAAAAAGAAAAAGTCTTCACATTACCGAAACCGTATATGAACGATTCAAATGTGGATCAACAATCAGGTGAGGCTGTAACGTCAGATGCGGTTCGTTACAATATTGAGAAGAAAGATGAAAAGACATATACATTAACTGTTACTGCAGACCCGCAGTGGTTACAAGCACCAGAGCGAAAATATCCGGTATATGTAGACCCGTCTGTTGAACTAGGTAACTTTGAAAATGCATACGCTGCAAGTGCCTATCCAACTGTCAATTATTCAGGAGGAAAACTTTGGGACTCAGGTCAGAATGCTTACACGTTAAAAGTTGGGTATTATGATGGCTCATCTGGAACAAACTTTGCATTTGTTAAGCCAAATGTTTCAAATTTAAAAGGTGCAAAGATTGAAGATGCAACATTCCATGCCTATACAGTTTGGCATTATTATGCGAATCAACCAAATGGTGTTTGGTTAGATGAAGTGACAGGTAGCTGGAATGTTGGCGGAGTGAACTGGAATAATAAACCGAACTCTGCAAATATTGCGCATGCCGATGTAACAAGAGGACAATGGGCAAAATTTAACGTAACAAATACAGTAAAAGCATGGGTGGAAGGCACAAAGCAAAATAATGGCTTTAAGCTACATGCAAACGGAAATGGACAAAACCATTGGAAGAAGTTTATTGCAGCCGAAAATGGAGCAAATGCACCGTACTTGGAAGTGAAATATTCATACGCAAAACCGAATAAACCGAGAGTACAAGCTTACTCAAATGGCAGTGGGAGTGGTTCAGGTCACTTCAATGTACAATGGGATGCAGTTCCAGGAGCAACAGGTTATAATATTGCCATTTTTAATGGATATGATTATGAATATATTCCTGTTGGGAATGTAACTAGTTGGACGACGAAAGATAAAAAAATATTCCCAACGCCAGAAGAAATTGCACAAGGGCGTTACTGGATACATGATGACGGGAAAGGTGCAGAAGCACCTACTAACCCAGGACAAATATATAAAAATGCTTATCAGGCAGGAGGTCCGTACGGGGATTATAGTGGAAGAAGTAGCTACTGGATTCGTATTGTGGCAGAATATCCATTTGGTGATAGTCCGCTTTCAGATGAAATAGTTCCATTTATTCCATTAGAACAAGTGAAGAAGCCAGACGGATCAGCCTATATCAATGCGACAGATCAAACAACTGGGTATGTCACATTAAAGTGGGATGCAGTTCCAGCGGCTGCAGGTTATAAAGTTTGGATTTATAACGGAAAAGATTATGAAGCGTTCGATGTAGGAAATAAAACGAATTGGACAACGCAAAATGAGAAAATTTGGCCAACGAAAGATGAAATTGCAAAAGGTCAATATTTACTTCATCATGATAAAAACGGTGCAGAATTAGCAGTTGATCCATCACCTGTGTATAAAAATTCTGGAGGGATCTATGCAGGTGCGAAAAACTATTGGTTCCGCGTAACGGCATATAGTAAAACTGGACATGCTGAAAGTGAAATTTCGCATGAGTTTGTACCTAGATTCTCCCAAGATTCTGGATTTATAGGGATGTTTGATTACTGGGCATCAATTCCTGTGTTAAATGGTAAAGTAAATGCTACAAATGGTAACTTTATCATGAGTGAGAAAGATATTACATTATCAGGGCGCGGACCGGATGTATCAGTAGAAAGAATGTACAATAGCCAAAGTAAAAAGGTAGGTTTATTTGGTACGGGTTGGTCTAGTGGATTAGAGGAGAGAGTTTGGGCTGACGGAAATGGAAACTTACTTTTAATTTCTGCTGACGGTGCGAATATTACTTTTACTAGAACAGGAGATAATAAGTACCAAGCTCCTACTGGTATATATTTAGAGATTAAGCAAGTATCAGGCGGATATGAAATAAAAGATAAAGACCAAACAGTTACTTTCTATAAATCTGGAGATGCACAAGGACGTATTGAGTATACAAAAGATAAATACGGAAATAAGACGACGTATGAGTATGATGGTGAATCACGTTTATCAAAAGTGAAAAACGCTTCTGGTAAAGAGTTAGTCGTACAATATGATGGAAATAATAAAAAAGCAGCAAGAGTAATTAGTCCAGATAACAAGACCCTTACATTTAAGTATGATGGTGATTTACTTGTTTCTTCTACAACACCAGAAGGAAAAGTATATAAATACGGATATGATAACGGATTACTAACATCTATTTATGATCCGCAACATACAGATGCAAAACCATATAAAACATCGTATGCATATGAGAATAATAGATTAGTAAAAATAACGGACCCATTAGGGAAAGCTACTACATTAGCATATAATACAGGTTCGAAGGAAGTTACGTTAACGAATCCTAAAGGACGTAAAACTGTTTATACGTATAACGATGCTGGAAATCCAGTGAAAACAGTTGAAGATGTGGGACGTCTGAATTTAACGACATCATATGAATATAATGCAAACAATTTAGTAAAAACAACAACACCTAAAAATCAAACAGAAACAGCGACCTATGATGGTAATGGGAATGTAACTTCTGTTACTGATGAAATGGGAACAGAGAAGTTTGAGTACAATAAAGATAATGGGATTATTAAAGCGACAGATAATGAGAATCGTGAAACAACAGTTGCTTATAAAGGAGCAAACACAGAAGTATCTGAAACAGACCAAGCAGCAAATACATCATCTTTCATGCAGTATGATCAATTTGGAAATCCAATTGAAACAACTAGAGAGCTAGGGACAGGGGAAAACCTGATTCGAAATCCAAGCTTTGAGATGGATATAACGAATGGATGGAAAGAAGAAAAAGGAAATAGCCAAGGGGCATTGAAAAAAGATGCAATCTTTGCACCTGGTGGATTGGGCGGAGCTTCATCGTTACAGATGACAGTAAAAGCGCAAAACGCTGGTTGGGGATACCATAGTGCGATTCAGGATATTGTAGTAGAACCCAATACAACATATACATTAAGTGGGATGATGAAAACATCATTAACGCATGCTGGTGCATTCTTTAATGTTCAGTTGTTAAAAGAAGATGGAAATCCACTTGAAGGTGGAAATAATTGGTTTGATACACGTCATAACAGGATAGAGGACGAGAAGGATTGGACGAATCGTCAAGTAACTTTTAAGACGACAGGCCAAACAAAAAAAGTTAGAGTATATCTACAAGTTGATTATAACCGAGCGGATTCAAGTGGTTCTGCATGGTTTGATAAGATTCAACTTGAAAAAGGAGAAGTGTCTTCAAGCTTTAATCCAATTGAAAATAGTAGTGTAGAGAATATGACGGAGAAAGGTTGTATTCCAGGATGGATTCGAGGTAATGGATCAAGTTGTGATCCGAAAGATACTTCCCATGAGGAAAGCTTTACAGGAGATTCTTCTATTGTATTAGAACGTAGCCAATATGGCGGTTCAGATGTAGGCTATGGTGCACATATACATTTAAACCAACAAAAAGCAGAAACAATTACATTGACAGGGATGTCTAAATCTCAGAATGTAGAAAATACTGCACCAGATAAGCTCTCACGAGATTACTCTATTTGGGCAGATGTGTATTATCAAGATGGTAGTGGTACGAACTATCAGGCAAAATTCCCAAGTGGTACAAATGATTGGAATCGTAGTGCGGTTGTCATTCCTGCTACTAAACCAATTAAGCGTATGGAAGTCTACCTTCTATTTAGAAGAGAGAATAAAGGAAAAGTTTGGTTCGATAATATTCGTTTACTAGAAGGTAACGCCCTTACTAAAAACGAGTACGACAACGATGGCAATGTTGTTGCGACGTATGATGAAGAAGGACAGAAGAATACATTCACATATGATGCATCAGGAAATAAAAAGAGCGAGACAGATGAAAAAGGAAATACAAAACTATATGATTACAACAAAGATAATCTATTAACGAAGGTTACATTGAAAAATGGTACTTCTGTAAATTATCGTTATGATCATAATGGAAATACAACAGAAAAATCTGTCATGTTTGGTGGGAAAACACAAACACACAAATATGAATATGATGTAGATAATAAAAATACAGTGTATATCGATGCGTTAAACCGTCGTATTGAAAACACGTACGATGAAAATGCAAACAAGATTAAAACAAAAATGCCAAATGGTTCAATTTTAGAAACTGTATATGATACAGCAGATCGCGTCATTGGTGAAAAACGTAATGGAAAAGATTCATTTACATTCGAACGTGATCAAAATGGACAAGTTACGAAAGTGAAAGATCTTGTCAACGGCGTAGAACGTACGAAAACATACGACAAGGCTGACCGTGTCACAAGCGCAACAGATAGCCGAGGCGGAAAAGTTGACTGGACATATCATGACAAAGCAAACAGTAAGACAGAAAAACTAAAAGAACAAACAGTAACGCAAGGTGGATATACAAATAAAGTATCGTATGACTACAACACGTTAGATCAAAACATTCGTGTGACGGATGGTTCTCAAACGTATCGATTTGACTACGACGATCAAGGAAATGTTCGTACGTATACAGCTGGAAATGGTTCAGGTTCGACGTTCAACTATGACCATGCGAACAAAGTTAAAGATTTAGTAGTAGGTACATCAAACAGTATTCTACTTTCTGAACGCTATGAATATGACCAATCGGGTAACCGTACGAAGATTAAACATGAAGGTGCGGGCGGAAAAGTAACAGAGACAAACTTTGTATATGATCCGATTAACCAACTATTAAATGAAGTATTATCAAACGGAACAAGTAAATCATACACATATGATGGATTTGGAAACCGTACAAGTGTGAAAGTTGTAGAGAATGGAAAAGAAACAAAGTCTATAGCAGCAACATTCAATGAAGGAAATCAGCTTGTAAAATTCGGAAATGAATCGTTAACGTATGATGCAAATGGCAATCGTACATCAGATGGAAAGTACAAGTATACATGGAATGAAGACGACCAAATTGTAGCTATCACAAAACAAGGTGAGAGCAATGCATTCGCAACTTATAAGTATGACGAGGATAATCGTCGTATTGAAAAGAATGTAAATGGTCAAGTAACACGCTACTTCTATGATGGAGACAGCATTAATCCATTATATGAGACAGATGGCAGTGGAAATGTTCTTCGTCAATATGTATACTCAACAAGTGGCACGCGCCTAGCGATGAAAGCAAAAGGACAAACGCTATACTATCACTATAACCCACGTGGTGATGTCGTTGCGATGACAAACCAGGATAAAGAAGTTGTAGCAACATATGAATATGATTCATGGGGTAACGTATTAAAGAGTGATACAAAAGGTATCGCAGTAGACAATCCATTTGGATATGCGGGATACATGTACGATAAAGAGATTGGTATGTATTACTTGATTGCGAGATACTATAACCCAGACCATGGTGTGTTCTTATCAGTGGATCCAGATCCAGGTGATGAAGATGATCCGGTTACAATGAATGGGTATACGTATGCAGATAATAATCCGGTAATGAACATTGATCCAGATGGGCATTGGGCAATGGCTGCCGGCGTATATTTTGTACCAGGGTTGGGGCAAGCGGCATTATTAGCAACTATAGCAGTTGGGGGAGCTTATGGTGCTTGGTATCTTGGTAAAAAATTAAAAACTAGAGCAAATAAGAGATCATGGGATCATATAAAAAGCGAACATGGACCTAAGTCTAACAAGACAATGCCAAATGGAGCTCCTAAGAGCAAGTTTAAAAATAATAAAACGATGAAGCGTACAACACGTAGTACCGGTAGAACAAAGGCAAAATATACTCAAGACGATGGATTAACAGTTCATATTAAAAAATTTAAAAAATGGGTAGGTACAAATACTTATGGAAGGAAAACGAAAAAAGTCAAAGTGGTCCGAAATCCCAAAACAGGAAGAATAGTGACTAGTTTTCCATATTAA
- a CDS encoding SMI1/KNR4 family protein, translating to MHNIIIKKLEPVYGKDTKTVRTGTRVFGNIDKVNWMNVVNPPLSKEEIQVFEDEMETVFLEPYKYLLSLMNGSFLANLVRIAGQPKVGGLSDEEEYFQPFDLYSFQQLYASKKIPDSYFVFADSMDLGTIYAISEENRVLELHLRNKKVLRDLGTMDEWLDLLLEEAIRI from the coding sequence ATGCACAATATTATTATAAAAAAATTGGAACCTGTATATGGGAAAGATACAAAAACTGTAAGAACGGGAACTAGGGTATTTGGAAATATAGATAAAGTTAATTGGATGAACGTGGTTAATCCGCCACTTAGTAAAGAAGAGATTCAAGTATTTGAAGATGAGATGGAAACTGTATTTCTAGAACCATATAAATATCTACTATCTCTTATGAACGGAAGCTTTTTAGCGAATTTAGTTCGTATAGCAGGGCAGCCGAAAGTGGGTGGTCTTTCTGATGAGGAAGAATATTTTCAACCGTTTGATTTGTATAGCTTTCAACAACTATATGCTTCTAAAAAAATTCCTGATTCATATTTTGTCTTTGCAGATTCAATGGATTTGGGCACAATATATGCTATTAGCGAAGAGAATAGAGTATTAGAATTACATTTAAGAAATAAGAAAGTTTTAAGAGATCTAGGAACCATGGATGAGTGGTTAGATTTATTATTAGAAGAGGCAATACGAATATAA
- the cytK2 gene encoding beta-channel forming cytolysin CytK2 has translation MKRSKTYLKCLALSAVFASSALTLSTPAAYAQTTSQVVTDIGQNAKTHTSYNTFNNDQTDNMTMSLKVTFIDDPSADKQIAVINTTGSFLKANPTISSAPIDNYPIPGASATLRYPSQYDIAFNLQDNSARFFNVAPTNAVEETTVTSSVSYQLGGSVKASATPNGPSAETGATGQVTWSDSVSYKQTSYKTNLIDQTNKNVKWNVFFNGYNNQNWGIYTRDSYHSLYGNQLFMYSRTYLYESDAKGNLIPMDQLPALTNSGFSPGMIAVVISEKNTDQSNLQVAYTKHADDYQLRPGYTFGTANWVGNNVKDVDQKTFNKLFTLDWKNKKLVEKK, from the coding sequence ATGAAACGTTCTAAAACATATTTAAAATGTTTAGCATTATCCGCTGTTTTTGCTAGTAGCGCTTTAACTCTTTCAACACCTGCTGCTTATGCTCAAACGACGTCACAAGTTGTAACAGATATTGGGCAAAATGCAAAAACACATACGAGCTATAATACATTTAATAATGATCAAACTGATAATATGACAATGTCTTTAAAGGTAACTTTTATTGATGATCCAAGCGCTGATAAACAGATTGCCGTTATTAATACAACTGGTAGTTTTCTAAAAGCAAATCCTACTATAAGTAGTGCGCCTATTGATAACTACCCAATCCCTGGCGCTAGTGCAACATTACGCTATCCTTCACAATATGATATTGCCTTTAATCTTCAAGATAACAGCGCCCGTTTCTTTAACGTAGCACCTACAAATGCTGTAGAAGAAACGACTGTAACCTCTAGTGTATCTTATCAACTTGGCGGTTCTGTTAAAGCTTCTGCAACGCCAAATGGACCTAGCGCTGAAACGGGTGCAACTGGTCAAGTAACTTGGTCTGACTCTGTAAGCTATAAACAAACAAGTTATAAAACAAATTTAATTGACCAAACAAATAAAAACGTAAAATGGAACGTATTCTTTAACGGATATAACAATCAAAACTGGGGTATTTACACACGTGATTCCTACCATTCTTTATACGGAAACCAACTGTTCATGTACTCTCGCACATACCTATATGAATCTGATGCAAAAGGTAATTTAATACCGATGGATCAACTTCCAGCGCTAACAAATAGCGGTTTCTCTCCTGGTATGATCGCTGTTGTTATCTCTGAAAAAAATACAGACCAATCTAACCTACAAGTCGCTTATACAAAACACGCCGACGACTACCAACTTCGTCCAGGCTACACATTCGGAACTGCAAACTGGGTTGGAAACAACGTAAAAGACGTTGATCAAAAAACATTTAATAAGTTGTTCACACTGGATTGGAAGAATAAAAAATTAGTTGAGAAAAAATAG
- a CDS encoding metallophosphoesterase, with translation MKNLRYLNIFTILIIYTLLMLYIGWNGWVWLSTVFGWESWGYYAFIVGFISYAYILVQVFKFLPFLRTIGSIWFAVIQYALMLLPLANITVFLLQFVVEKEAAIIWTGAAVLAAFIFIFAYGVFNAYSPVVRKYEVHIPKKVEGRKSLRIAMASDMHFGKLSGVSHLKRLVRHVNEMEPDIILLPGDIIDDHPGVFIQKNMGHIMKQMTAPLGVYGVLGNHEYYGRAVPEFLQEMDKIDIRILLDEVITIEDDFYLVGRRDKTERDRQSFEKLMSAVDKSMPVIAMDHQPFELKQAADAGVDLLLSGHTHRGQMAPNHIVTRRMYELDWGYAQKGAFHAIVSSGFGFWGPPLRLGSRSEIVQVEVTFE, from the coding sequence GTGAAGAATCTTCGTTATCTCAATATATTTACGATATTAATTATATACACACTACTTATGCTTTACATAGGCTGGAACGGATGGGTTTGGCTTAGCACGGTATTTGGCTGGGAGTCTTGGGGATATTACGCTTTCATAGTTGGCTTCATTTCATATGCGTACATTCTCGTGCAAGTGTTTAAGTTTTTGCCTTTCCTAAGAACGATAGGTTCGATTTGGTTTGCGGTTATACAATACGCGCTTATGTTATTGCCGTTAGCTAATATTACAGTCTTTCTTTTACAGTTTGTAGTAGAGAAAGAAGCGGCAATTATTTGGACAGGGGCAGCTGTGTTAGCTGCATTTATCTTTATCTTTGCGTACGGAGTATTTAATGCATATAGCCCGGTAGTAAGAAAGTATGAGGTGCACATTCCGAAAAAAGTAGAGGGACGTAAAAGCTTACGCATTGCGATGGCTTCTGATATGCATTTTGGTAAATTATCTGGCGTTTCGCATTTGAAAAGGCTTGTTCGTCATGTAAATGAAATGGAGCCTGATATTATTTTACTGCCTGGTGATATTATAGATGATCATCCAGGTGTGTTCATTCAAAAAAATATGGGACATATTATGAAACAAATGACAGCTCCACTAGGCGTATATGGTGTGTTAGGAAACCACGAATATTACGGGCGAGCAGTTCCAGAATTTTTACAAGAGATGGATAAGATCGATATTCGTATTTTGTTAGATGAAGTGATCACCATTGAAGATGACTTCTATCTCGTTGGCAGAAGAGATAAAACAGAGCGAGATCGCCAAAGCTTTGAAAAACTTATGAGTGCAGTGGATAAATCGATGCCAGTTATCGCAATGGATCACCAACCATTTGAGTTAAAACAAGCAGCGGATGCTGGCGTAGATTTACTATTATCCGGTCACACGCACCGCGGACAAATGGCGCCAAATCATATTGTAACGAGAAGAATGTACGAACTAGACTGGGGATACGCACAAAAAGGTGCATTCCACGCAATTGTTTCTTCTGGTTTCGGATTTTGGGGACCACCGCTTAGACTTGGAAGTAGGTCGGAGATTGTACAGGTAGAGGTTACGTTTGAATAA